In the genome of Montipora foliosa isolate CH-2021 chromosome 3, ASM3666993v2, whole genome shotgun sequence, one region contains:
- the LOC137995487 gene encoding uncharacterized protein, which translates to MGTKTAVSFANIFMAEIETNLMQQNNTKPREWKRYIDDVFSLWDCNRNEVERFIEQANTFHPTIKFMAEISENEIIFLDTVVFKGERFIRESILDIKTHYKPTETFQYTHFTSCHPPGVKRGFIKGEAIRLLRTNSSKITFEECLTNFKRRLEAPGYPKNYIESSLSEVTFDSRQSALNPQKHKTAERILPFVPTYHPAVKKLKQIVMENWSFIENQPLLKTIFTNPPIISYKRGKSLNDMLVRAKL; encoded by the coding sequence ATGGGCACAAAAACAGCAGTGTCTTTTGCAAATATATTCATGGCGGAGATAGAGACAAATTtaatgcaacaaaacaataccaaGCCAAGAGAATGGAAACGTTACATTGATGACGTTTTCTCCCTTTGGGACTGTAATAGGAATGAAGTGGAACGTTTCATTGAACAGGCTAACACATTCCACCCAACAATAAAATTCATGGCCGAAATATCAGAGAACGAAATAATTTTCCTGGATACAGTGGTATTCAAAGGAGAGAGATTCATAAGAGaatccatcctagacatcaaaACTCACTACAAGCCGACGGAAACCTTTCAATATACCCATTTTACCTCGTGCCACCCTCCGGGGGTTAAAAGAGGCTTTATCAAAGGCGAAGCAATAAGACTGCTTAGaacaaattcttcaaaaataacatttgaagAGTGCCTTACAAACTTTAAACGACGCCTCGAAGCACCCGGGTATCCAAAGAACTATATAGAAAGTTCCCTGTCAGAGGTCACCTTCGACTCAAGACAATCGGCTCTTAATCcgcaaaaacataaaactgcaGAGAGAATATTGCCTTTTGTGCCTACATACCACCCTGCGGTAAAGAAACTTAAACAAATCGTGATGGAAAACTGGAGTTTCATAGAAAACCAGCCTctgctgaaaacaatttttacaaatcCTCCGATCATATCttacaaaagaggtaaatctctaaacGACATGCTTGTAAGAGCAAAACTATAA
- the LOC137995486 gene encoding uncharacterized protein, with protein sequence MDGCDALTQTLERKSIAASCNEDVKSVKSRSSKASTKSRRSRSSRSSRTPSLIDLKKADAAAELAAREVEFNALQEESKHTEATARVEAELAQRKLELEQMEAKKQIEIARAKLKVYQEVEEFEDDMDSVEDDYLQTSPIQINLETEAASFIPPQKPKYSVPDANTPISTVQPALQPQDVHPVEGETTHPAHVQPQASPASVDTITSIVTAIADSFSMSRLPAPEPTIFNGEPILYPDWKSSFHALIHRKNLPSSEKMYYLKRYVSGSAKEAINGLFLQSSSEAYERAWNILDERFGHPFIVTNAYGDKLRKWPKIGMKDHQGLRRFADFLTSVETAMQVIENLNVLNDYMENQKLLTKLPDWLISRWNREVTSRMKEEKKYPDFRTFTTFISAEADLLCNPISSCHAVKDVERATDSTHQEPNPRYDGKKSVHNTKMTEESSKEPNRTSKLQPQCSFCKRTDHLLNACVKFKAETRENKLKFVKGNSLCFGCLRKGHMSSDCKKRLTCATCNKNHPTCLHEERSHKKPEEKTRSEEQEPTNVRKTTSCTSQGAATASTSMIVPVWLSSLSKPDKEVLVYAILDTQSDATFILKETCDELNVETQPTKLRLSTITSQDSLVESQRVSSLQVRGYNSDVKICLPVAFTSTSIPADEEHIPTKEIAKNWEHLRSIEDEMHDLFDCNVGLLIGYDCSQALTPREVLAGRNNEPYGIKTDLGWSIVGGSDVRSGRSLCYKVAVKEIPAVTMTDIVRVLESDFQGAKNDKKTSQEDLNFLKIMEEGIEKTANGHYEMPLPFKERPILPDNHSLALIRLEHLKRKFLKDPRYKEDYVKFMNEVLNRGDAEEAPALARGEGVKWYIPHQGVYHPKKNKIRVVFDCSARFKGTSLNDHLLSGPDLTNNLVGVLCRFRRYPYVIICDVEKMFHQFIVRENDRDYLRFLWWPNGDVKKEPKEYRMKVHLFGATSSPGCASYGLKHMASQEKEAHPSAAQFIIHDFYVDDGLTSVESVQEAEDLFRGAREICEKGGLRLHKFVSNDCHVLESVPKSERAVDVILNLPSEQLPIERVLGVQWSVGLDCFRFSIILKDQPLTRRGVLATVASVYDPLGFLAPLVLRAKKILQEICNKGVNWDEPLPEEVRPRWERWKRDLLHIDELQIARCFEPKTLNGKKTYELHSFADASTSGYGQCSYLRVKDEDENVQVSLVMGKSRVAPTKITTIPRLELTAAAVSAKVAVMVQEELNYVNMKQYFWTDSKVVLGYINNDAKRFHTFVANRVQVIRSNTDIKEWRYIDTNNNPADHASRGLNAEELMKSNWFGGPAFLWEKEIPPSEEEIPTIQIGDPEVKATVRATTVKEPFYLIDFITRCSSWTKAVGVVSYLKRPFMKNKPRTVATTVAERQDAERLIFKEIQRIAFKNEITSLSQKEQNAKISRESALLKLDPFVDEQGLIRVGGRLENSTLPFEVKHPIVLPRSSQVTNLIIDHFHKKVKHQGKGMTMNEIRSNGLWILGLNAAVASYIYKCVQCRRQRRPTEGQKMANLPEDRVESAPPFTFCGMDCFGPFTIKEGRKELKRYAVIFTCMSSRAVHIEQLDDMTTDAFINALRCFAAIRGPIQQLRSDQGSNFVGARNELANATRELDKDRIQTYLTANRCEFVTNVPCSSHWGGVWERQIRTTRSILNTILNEYKGRLDTSSLRTFLYEVMAIINSRPLTCQCLNDPKSLEPLTPNHLLTMKNKTLLPPPGNFVKEEVYARKRWRRVQFLAEQFWSRWRKEYLINLTSRQKWFMPKRNLKIGDVVIMQDEVPRNEWPLGMIVETGIQKPPEGKSYKMLCCRATSTESCSAYGRSRLKI encoded by the coding sequence ATGGACGGATGTGATGCACTAACGCAAACGCTGGAAAGGAAATCCATAGCTGCGTCATGCAACGAAGATGTTAAATCCGTTAAAAGTAGATCGAGTAAGGCATCAACAAAGTCACGCCGGTCAAGAAGCAGTCGGTCCTCAAGGACACCCTCTCTCATCGATTTAAAGAAAGCTGATGCTGCTGCGGAACTGGCTGCAAGGGAAGTCGAATTTAACGCCCTACAAGAAGAATCAAAACATACGGAAGCCACTGCAAGAGTGGAAGCAGAGCTAGCGCAGAGAAAACTGGAGTTGGAACAAATGGAAGCCAAGAAACAAATAGAAATAGCAAGGGCTAAGTTAAAGGTATACCAGGAAGTAGAAGAATTCGAGGACGATATGGATTCCGTTGAAGATGATTATTTACAAACTTCTCCAATCCAGATAAACCTTGAAACAGAAGCAGCGTCCTTCATTCCACCTCAAAAACCCAAGTATTCAGTACCAGATGCGAACACTCCAATTTCAACAGTGCAGCCCGCTCTACAGCCTCAGGACGTACATCCCGTAGAAGGTGAAACCACCCATCCTGCACACGTTCAACCGCAAGCGTCACCAGCAAGCGTAGATACTATCACCTCAATCGTCACAGCGATAGCCGATTCATTCAGCATGAGTCGCCTTCCAGCACCTGAACCAACCATCTTTAACGGTGAGCCCATCCTTTATCCGGATTGGAAGTCGTCCTTTCATGCCCTCATACACCGAAAGAACTTACCATCAAGTGAAAAGATGTACTATTTGAAGCGTTACGTAAGTGGATCTGCCAAAGAAGCTATTAACGGGCTTTTCCTGCAAAGTTCATCGGAAGCCTACGAACGAGCATGGAACATTCTAGACGAGAGGTTTGGTCACCCGTTTATAGTAACAAATGCGTATGGAGACAAGCTACGTAAATGGCCCAAGATTGGAATGAAAGATCACCAAGGCCTCAGAAGATTTGCTGATTTCTTAACTAGTGTGGAAACTGCTATGCAAGTgattgagaatttaaacgtCTTGAATGATTACATGGAAAACCAGAAGTTACTTACTAAATTACCAGACTGGCTTATTTCACGATGGAACAGAGAAGTTACAAGTAGAATGAAAGAAGAGAAGAAGTATCCAGATTTCAGGACCTTCACAACCTTCATCAGTGCTGAAGCAGATCTCCTATGCAATCCTATTTCGTCGTGTCATGCCGTAAAGGACGTGGAAAGAGCAACAGACAGCACTCACCAGGAACCAAACCCGAGATACGACGGCAAAAAGTCAGTTCATAACACCAAGATGACAGAAGAAAGTTCAAAAGAACCAAACAGAACTTCAAAGTTGCAACCGCAATGTTCATTCTGCAAAAGGACCGACCATCTGTTGAATGCCTGCGTTAAGTTCAAGGCAGAGACACGCGAAAACAAACTGAAGTTTGTTAAAGGAAACAGCCTGTGTTTTGGATGCCTGAGAAAGGGACACATGTCTAGTGATTGTAAGAAGAGGCTGACCTGTGCGACCTGTAACAAGAATCACCCCACCTGTCTTCATGAAGAAAGATCTCATAAGAAGCCAGAAGAAAAGACGAGAAGTGAAGAACAGGAACCCACCAATGTTCGCAAGACTACTTCATGTACATCACAAGGCGCCGCCACTGCCAGCACCTCTATGATAGTTCCCGTTTGGCTGTCATCATTATCGAAGCCTGACAAGGAAGTATTGGTTTACGCAATCTTGGACACGCAAAGCGATGCTACGTTTATCCTCAAGGAAACCTGCGATGAGCTTAATGTAGAAACTCAGCCGACGAAGCTTCGACTGAGCACTATCACAAGTCAAGACTCACTCGTCGAGAGCCAAAGAGTCTCAAGCCTACAAGTAAGAGGATATAATTCTGACGTCAAGATTTGTCTTCCGGTAGCTTTTACAAGTACGTCTATTCCCGCAGACGAAGAACACATTCCTACTAAGGAAATAGCTAAGAACTGGGAACACTTGAGATCAATTGAAGACGAAATGCATGACCTATTCGACTGCAACGTTGGCTTGCTTATTGGATACGACTGCTCGCAGGCGTTGACCCCAAGAGAAGTTCTTGCTGGCCGCAATAACGAACCGTACGGCATTAAAACTGATCTTGGATGGAGTATCGTTGGTGGAAGTGATGTAAGGAGTGGACGTTCTCTTTGCTACAAGGTTGCAGTAAAGGAAATACCCGCTGTAACAATGACTGACATTGTTCGAGTCCTTGAGTCAGATTTTCAGGGAGCTAAGAATGATAAGAAGACTTCTCAAGAGGATTTAAATTTCCTGAAGATCATGGAAGAAGGAATTGAGAAGACTGCAAACGGACACTATGAAATGCCTCTGCCATTCAAGGAACGCCCTATTTTACCTGACAACCATTCACTGGCGTTGATTCGTCTAGAGCATCTCAAACGAAAGTTCCTGAAAGATCCAAGGTATAAAGAAGATTACGTCAAGTTCATGAATGAAGTTCTAAACAGGGGTGATGCCGAAGAAGCACCAGCGCTTGCGCGAGGAGAAGGAGTGAAGTGGTACATACCTCACCAGGGTGTCTATcatccaaagaaaaacaagatcagAGTTGTCTTTGATTGTTCAGCGAGATTTAAAGGAACTTCTTTGAACGATCATCTACTCAGTGGGCCCGACCTTACCAACAATCTGGTGGGAGTACTATGCAGGTTCAGAAGATACCCTTACGTCATTATCTGTGACGTGGAGAAGATGTTTCATCAGTTCATTGTGCGTGAAAACGACCGAGACTATCTGCGTTTTCTTTGGTGGCCCAATGGCGATGTTAAGAAAGAGCCTAAAGAATACAGAATGAAGGTACATTTGTTTGGGGCAACATCGTCACCTGGTTGCGCTAGCTATGGCCTGAAACATATGGCAAGTCAAGAGAAAGAAGCACATCCCTCAGCAGCTCAGTTTATCATACACGATTTCTACGTAGACGACGGATTGACTAGCGTTGAATCCGTACAGGAAGCTGAAGACCTCTTCCGAGGAGCTCGTGAGATTTGTGAGAAGGGCGGACTTCGTCTTCACAAGTTTGTTTCAAACGATTGTCACGTTCTTGAATCAGTACCAAAGAGTGAGAGAGCAGTCGATGTAATCCTGAATCTCCCGTCTGAGCAACTTCCGATAGAGAGAGTGCTTGGTGTCCAATGGTCAGTGGGTCTAGACTGCTTCAGATTCTCCATTATTCTGAAGGACCAGCCTTTGACTAGAAGAGGAGTGTTGGCAACCGTAGCTTCTGTTTATGATCCCCTTGGATTCCTGGCTCCCTTAGTCTTAAGAGCAAAGAAGATATTGCAAGAAATATGCAACAAAGGTGTTAACTGGGATGAGCCTCTCCCTGAAGAAGTTCGGCCAAGGTGGGAGCGTTGGAAACGTGATCTTCTACACATAGATGAGTTACAAATTGCAAGATGTTTTGAGCCAAAGACCCTAAATGGCAAGAAGACCTATGAACTACACAGTTTTGCTGACGCAAGCACGTCTGGATATGGACAATGCTCCTATCTAAGAGTTAAGGATGAAGACGAAAACGTTCAGGTTTCATTGGTAATGGGAAAGTCCCGCGTCGCTCCAACGAAGATTACTACGATACCAAGATTGGAGCTTACCGCTGCAGCTGTTTCAGCGAAGGTTGCTGTGATGGTTCAAGAAGAATTAAATTACGTTAATATGAAGCAGTACTTTTGGACTGATTCCAAGGTAGTACTTGGCTACATCAATAACGACGCCAAAAGATTCCACACGTTTGTTGCCAATAGAGTACAAGTAATCAGGTCGAACACTGATATCAAAGAATGGCGATACATTGATACCAATAATAATCCAGCGGATCACGCCTCCAGAGGCTTAAATGCAGAAGAACTAATGAAATCGAACTGGTTCGGTGGACCTGCATTTCTCTGGGAGAAAGAAATCCCGCCCAGTGAAGAAGAGATTCCTACCATTCAAATTGGAGATCCGGAAGTTAAAGCCACCGTACGCGCGACTACTGTCAAGGAACCCTTCTATCTCATTGACTTCATTACAAGATGTTCCAGTTGGACAAAGGCAGTGGGAGTGGTTTCCTACCTTAAGAGACCTTTCATGAAGAACAAGCCAAGGACAGTCGCCACAACAGTAGCTGAACGACAAGATGCTGAAAGGCTAATTTTCAAAGAGATACAGCGCATAGCTTTCAAGAACGAGATTACAAGTTTAAGCCAGAAGGAACAGAACGCCAAGATTTCAAGGGAAAGTGCCCTCCTAAAGTTGGATCCTTTCGTCGATGAACAGGGACTGATAAGAGTTGGTGGACGGCTAGAAAATTCAACCTTGCCTTTTGAAGTTAAACACCCGATAGTCCTTCCAAGGAGTTCGCAAGTTACTAATCTGATCATCGATCATTTTCACAAGAAGGTCAAGCATCAAGGGAAAGGAATGACCATGAACGAAATTCGTTCCAATGGATTATGGATACTGGGTCTCAATGCCGCAGTAGCCTCGTACATTTATAAATGTGTACAATGTAGACGTCAGAGACGACCAACTGAAGGCCAAAAGATGGCAAACCTTCCAGAAGATAGAGTAGAATCAGCCCCGCCCTTTACATTCTGTGGAATGGATTGTTTTGGACCATTCACGAttaaggaaggaaggaaagagtTAAAGAGATATGCAGTGATATTTACTTGCATGAGTTCCCGTGCAGTGCACATAGAACAATTAgacgacatgacaactgatgcCTTCATCAACGCTTTGAGATGCTTTGCTGCAATTCGAGGACCCATTCAACAGCTGAGATCCGACCAAGGCTCTAATTTTGTGGGAGCAAGAAATGAACTCGCAAACGCCACTAGGGAGCTGGACAAGGACAGGATTCAAACCTATTTGACAGCCAATCGTTGCGAATTTGTCACGAATGTTCCCTGTTCCAGTCACTGGGGAGGAGTATGGGAAAGACAGATTAGGACCACAAGAAGCATCCTAAACACCATCCTTAACGAGTACAAAGGAAGACTCGATACGTCTTCACTTCGCACCTTCTTGTATGAAGTCATGGCCATAATCAACAGTCGACCATTGACATGCCAGTGCCTGAATGACCCGAAGAGTTTGGAGCCCTTAACTCCGAATCATCTGCTTACAATGAAGAATAAGACACTTCTCCCACCTCCCGGTAATTTCGTTAAAGAGGAAGTGTACGCTCGAAAGAGATGGCGTCGAGTTCAGTTCCTGGCTGAGCAGTTCTGGAGTAGATGGCGAAAGGAGTACCTCATTAACCTGACTTCAAGACAGAAAtggttcatgcccaaaagaaaTCTGAAAATAGGAGACGTCGTTATTATGCAAGACGAAGTTCCAAGAAACGAGTGGCCTCTTGGTATGATCGTGGAGACTGGGATCCAGAAACCCCCAGAAGGGAAGTCATACAAAATGCTCTGTTGTCGAGCGACCAGTACAGAAAGTTGTTCTGCTTATGGAAGGAGTAGGCTAAAGATTTAA